A genomic segment from Cutaneotrichosporon cavernicola HIS019 DNA, chromosome: 7b encodes:
- a CDS encoding uncharacterized protein (Glycosyltransferase sugar-binding region containing DXD motif), producing MTSFTSAAYDTDAEAMLRKQASSPISPTTPLPFAPKRRRQPGGGYLPLHKRRRNSLLGVPLNLPRSAQGRRRAAFLLFLILLIIWALYYVFTTYEFQFEMSVYSRKWVSAEFDGILPLKGCFDNASPSYNVTRETSHMLSPGISLRRGMTCYDFASTVQPPSKAENLLYHTYWRTDLRDFGVRQAATIEAFLASQPHASSRLILWSNGAKSLRQSPYVRPFLDAWGHVFEVRQADLMELAVDTELDGLLGSVYDARGWVDGDALRLLLLYHYGGIWMDMDMLLTRDLHTLAETEFVGQWDCYDKPYFQMNGAVMHFRKHSPYLCEAFHIMATSPFPRPASFGWGSHLYAKLHRALIAGGVRPFAVLPWCFTDPRNCRTDIRFPDPFEADPSMWGGREWEGESPNGREILESKMRNVFAIHLHNQWDKDLAEGGYIERLLVKCRERIEGIVRQANRE from the exons ATGACCTCATT CACCTCAGCCGCCTAcgacaccgacgccgaggccatgCTCAGAAAGCAGGCCTCGAGCCCAATATCGCCCACCACACCGCTCCCCTTTGCACCCAAACGCAGACGCCAACCCGGCGGCGGTTACCTTCCCCTACACAAGAGACGGCGAAACAGCCTCCTCGGTGTCCCCCTCAACCTTCCCCGCTCTGCGCAGGGAAGACGGCGCGCAGCTTTTCTCCTCTTTCTCATTCTCCTGATCATCTGGGCACTCTACTATGTGTTCACAACCTACGAGTTCCAGTTTGAGATGAGCGTTTACTCGCGCAAGTGGGTCTCGGCCGAGTTTGACGGCATCCTGCCATTAAAGGGTTGTTTCGACAACGCGTCGCCGTCTTACAACGTCACGCGAGAGACGAGCCACATGCTGAGTCCGGGGATAAGCCTGAGGCGAGGCATGACATGCTACGACTTTGCGTCCACGGTCCAGCCTCCATCAAAGGCAGAAAACCTGCTATACCACACATACTGGCGCACCGACCTGCGAGACTTCGGCGTGCGCCAGGCCGCGACCATCGAGGCATTCCTCGCGTCCCAACCccacgcctcctccaggcTCATTCTGTGGAGCAACGGCGCCAAGTCGCTCCGCCAGAGCCCATATGTCCGGCCATTCCTTGACGCCTGGGGCCACGTCTTTGAGGTACGCCAGGCCGATCTCATGgagctcgcggtcgacaCCGAACTCGATGGCCTGCTCGGTAGCGTGTACGACGCGCGCGGCTGGGTTGACGGAGAcgcgctccgcctcctcctcctctaccACTATGGCGGAATTTGGATGGACATGGACATGCTTCTCACGCGCGACCTGCATACACTCGCCGAGACTGAGTTTGTCGGCCAGTGGGACTGCTATG ACAAACCGTACTTCCAGATGAACGGTGCCGTCATGCACTTCCGCAAGCACTCGCCGTACCTCTGCGAGGCGTTCCACATCATGGCCACGTCGCCGTTCCCCAGGCCCGCGTCTTTCGGTTGGGGCTCGCACCTGTATGCAAAGCTCCACCGCGCGCTGATTGCGGGTGGTGTGCGCCCCTTCGCTGTGCTTCCGTGGTGCTTCACCGACCCGCGGAACTGCAGGACCGACATCCGGTTCCCGGACCCATTCGAAGCGGATCCCAGCATGTGGGGTGGTCGAGAATGGGAGGGGGAATCCCCGAACGGGCGCGAGATTCTCGAGAGTAAAATGCGGAACGTGTTCGCAAtccacctccacaaccAGTGGGACAAGGATCTCGCAGAGGGCGGGTATATCGAGCGGCTGTTGGTCAAATGTCGCGAGCGTATTGAAGGGATCGTCAGACAAGCAAATAGAGAATAG
- the POR1 gene encoding uncharacterized protein (Eukaryotic porin), with the protein MHGLGNKTHTHEFLFTLRNQPIPSTMPQPVPPSWKDLGKSASDLLQKDYPIHGTSLEVKTLTPSNVAFKVAGTRDSASNSITGDIEGKYTDFKNGLTVTQAWTTSNLLRTQVELENQLANGLKLDLNTTLNPAKSQKAAILTAIYKQPSVHTRAVADVFKGPTFTADAVVGHDGFLVGGEASYDVSSGKLNRYAAAVGYSAPEYAVTIHSLQQLSIYSASYYHKVSKDVEAGARAVYDTKATTGGVSIEVGTKAYLDNAAFVKAKINDAGLLVLGYTQALRPGVKASFGLALDTAKLNDTSAGNAAHKVGASFTFNS; encoded by the exons ATGCATGGGTTAGGGAACAAGACGCACACGCACGAG TTCTTGTTTACTCTTCGCAACCAACCCATACCAT CCACAATGCCCCAGCCCGTTCCCCCCTCTTGGAAG GACCTCGGCAAGTCCGCCTCGGACCTGCTCCAGAAGGACTACCCCATCCACGGCACCTcgctcgaggtcaagacCCTCACCCCTTCCAACGTCGCCTTCAAGGTTGCCGGCACCCGCGACTCGGCCTCCAACTCGATCACCGGTGACATTGAAGGCAAGTACACCGACTTCAAGAACGGCTTGACCGTCACCCAG GCTTGGACCACCTCGAACCTCCTCCGCACCCAggttgagctcgagaaccagctcgccaacggcctcaagctcgacctcaacaCCACCCTCAACCCCGCAAAGTCGCAGAAGGCCGCCATCCTCACTGCCATCTACAAGCAACCCTCGGTCCACACCCGTGCCGTTGCCGACGTCTTCAAG GGCCCCACCTTCACTGCTGACGCCGTTGTCGGCCACGACGgcttcctcgtcggtggTGAGGCTTCGTACGACGTCTCGTCCGGCAAGCTTAACCGctacgccgccgccgttggCTACTCGGCCCCCGAGTACGCCGTGACCATCCACTCGCTCCAGCAGCTCTCGATCTACAGCGCCTCGTACTACCACAAGGTCTCgaaggacgtcgaggccggtGCCCGCGCCGTCTACGACACCAAGGCCACCACCGGCGGTGTCTCGATCGAGGTCGGCACCAAGGCGTACCTTGACAACGCTGCCTttgtcaaggccaagatcaACGACGCTGgtctccttgtcctcggctACACCCAGGCTCTCCGCCCTGGCGTCAAGGCCTCGTtcggccttgccctcgacaccgccaagctcaacgaCACCTCTGCCGGCAACGCCGCCCACAAGGTCGGCGCCTCGTTCACCTTCAACTCGTAA